Below is a genomic region from Schistocerca americana isolate TAMUIC-IGC-003095 chromosome 1, iqSchAmer2.1, whole genome shotgun sequence.
GTAACAACAAAATCTTTCCATAAATGTTAATAAAACAGTTCAACAATAATAGTTCTTATCAATTCAAGGACTATATTGGATGCAGAAACTGAACAAATTCCCATAACATAATCATCCCTCTTCACACGAAGATGTCTCATAAAAAATAATTGCCCCAATTACTGAACAAAAGTGTTCTAAAAGCAATTCATCTAACACTCAGATTCTAAGACTTCCTTTGACAATAACCTGAAATGCCAAATACATGTGCTTGTGAGGTGTGCTGGTATAAGGGGAGGGTATAGGGGAGGACTAGTAGTTGAGAACAGTCAGCACAGATACACTATTTCACTCATGTCATCTCTGTAAAGATTGTAATTGTACACAGCTCAGTACTAGTATTGACTGAGGCACCTGAAGTTTTCCATTGGTTTCAACTGGATAGTAATACTATTTCAGTTCCTAACATTTTCTTGTGACATTTACTCTTAACTCAGTTTAACAATTGCCTGGGATCATAAGTCTGCACTAATTTGCCACTCTCTCCAGTAATTAAGAATGTATGAAATAACAATCTACATAAGATTTAAATTTAGCTGGGTGCAATCAAAACACATACACAGTAATGAATTGCTAATGGTGGCAACTAAACATGTTATTACTTTGTACACTTCCAAGAATTTAGGAAAAAACAACTGTGCCTGTATACCTTTAATGATGAAATTAAGGCTGATGGAATTATTTTACTCTTGGTAGTGGAAATTTTGAATAGGCCATATATGACAAGTTACAACTGTGTATTCAAATTAATCTTGAACCTGCACAAGACTCTTCCAATTGGGTCACCCTAATGAACTTCACATACCTACAAAAAGCTTCAGTTTGCCACAGACTGCCCATTTCCACATCCAGCAGCTTGAGAAAAATGGATATAGTGGAGTGAGTTCACCACAGACTCTCCTGCAGTTGACAGCCCCAGGCCAATAAAGGAAGACCCCCTAAGGAGTTTGGGGGAAATGGAGAGTAGCCAGTGATAAGCTGATGCACTGAATTGTTTTGTAAGGCTCACTTATGTGTGGCAATTTAAAAAGCACATCCTATAAAAAGTACGTCTCTGGATTACTTAGTTCAGCACAGCTTCAGCTTTTGCCAAATATTTGTGGAAACAGGACCCTCACATCCTACAATGCTTTTACAAACTCTGTAACATAATGCAGAAcacaacattaaaatattttgaacTCTGCATAAAACTGTAGTTTTTATGCATATTAATCCTGTGATGAAAAATCAAGTTAATACTAACTTTATTTCAGTACGCTACATTAAAGACTCAGAGATGCCAGAGACAGTCAAACAACTCTCAATGAGCAGTTGTGTACCTCTCTTACACATGCTAAGGTACATCCAAGCACATCTTCGATTTTACTTTCTTCATAAACTAAACATGGTGAAATCTCTGCATAGCCATCAATTTCAACATACAGGAAATCTAAGTAATACCCTTAACATCCAAACTGCTAAGCCACATACAGAATGTGAGCAGTTAAAAACAGCATCCTACATAAATCTTAACCCTGATGTGTGTGTATCACAAGtagtgctcttaccaactgaagcacTCAACCACATCATGGTCTCACTTCAGCTTCCAACTTAATGTAGCTACTCTATATTCCTCTCGTTTTAACTTGTCACAGTCTGCCCACATAGTGTATGTACACCTCACAGTGGGTAAAAAGATTCACACCTCTATTACTTCTCAGTGTTTCAGAAACCTGAATGTATTGTGACACTAACATCTATTTTAACTGCACACAAATATCTAAACTTTCCAAATAGGAATACAGTGTTTACATGTGAGAGAATATGCCATAGCATTATGCCACATCTGATGCGTCATGACAAGAAGCACCCACAAGTTTTAGACTATGGTTATCAAGTTATATATTTTACCTACTGTTAGAGAGGGAATCTTCATGCTATATCTTACCAAAGAGAGAATAAAGTGGACTGGTGTTCGGACAGTATCTGTGGCTCAAAGATTTTATATTCCCATTAGTCAACATGTTATCATCTAAAGTAACAATATTAGTTTTTTTCAATATCAGACAAATTATAATCATCAGTTTCAGATCACATGACCAACTGGAGTACATCATAAACAATTTCTTTTCATGTAATCGGTGTACCGAGATCAATTCACCCTTGCCCCTCAAATTTCTCAATCCTCAATTATCACACATCAATGGGGCATCAACGCCTAATCTTACAACAGCCACAAATATGAAGCACCATTACCTATTTTCATGAAAACCAACTACTGATCAATTTTAAAGCCCTGGAAACACAACAAAAATGCTCAAATAATATAACATCTTGAATAATAGCCATTCATCCTATGCTCTGTTCAAGTTAATAAAATCTCCCTTAATGACAGCAAAAATTAATTTGTGAGAGTCAAGATGGCCATCTTTTCCCAAAAATGGGACTGTCTTCTGTATTACCAGAATGAATAACATaactgaatttttattaccactgtAGCAACAAAATGTCTCCAGCTAAGCTTAAGTCAAGAAACAAACAGTTACACAGTCTTCCCTCTAATGCAGCCTGTATTAACAATTCTCTATGAAACAAGCACAATTCACTGTCAGTATCAGGTTTCTGTTCACAGAATACAAATCATGTTGCTGCACAAACCTGTTCTACGTAACCTGCCATCAGAGTGATTTATCACACATTTGATGACAAAGTTCATCATTTATATCGGAACCAAGCACATGTGATAATATAATTCCTCCTTGATGAAATTTATAAGTGAACATACAAATGACAGTGCAACATTACACTTAAGAGCTAGTAACAGCTACAATATCATACCTTCATCTGCTGGTATTGTGAATGTGGTGGTGTAAATAATGTTGACACACTAACTGCTAGATGATCTACTTTTCCACTAACATGAACTTAATTGTCATTAAAATTGGAAGGTAGGATTCAGCATGGATTATTCCTATTTTATCTTCTGAGtagtattaatgaataaatgctgtCATAGACACTGAAATACCAACAACAGGTGTAGATCAGCACTTTGACTAATTAGAAAGCTTATAAACATGTTACCACCCACCTGTAAACATTATTTCAAaaccaaatacatataaatttaaaattttatatacataattacaaaaagcacagctCTAACAACACGTAGGTTTCATATTTGTCTGGTGATATTCTTCTAAAGCACAAATACTGATTAAAAAAAGGCAATTGTATCATACTGCcaactatgaaacttcctgtcttAATTTCAACTATGGAACTGAAACAGTCACTGTACCCGTACACAAATTCTCTTTTGAATGTTCATTTCTTTCTGTGTTTGTAGGTGATTCATGTTTTGAAATTTTAGATTTAATAACAGAACTACAGTCTGTGGGGTTCCCTGAACACAACTTCTCAGTAGTATCTGACTGTGTATGGTGACTAGCACTTCCATCTGCAGTTTTTGCACATATTTTATGTTTATCTGAATCACCACGCTCAGATTGTGGCACCTTCTCtgttgaacttttctttttttcatgcACCAGATGATCACGCTTCTGCCCATTCTTACAAGATCTTTTCTCATTACGATCTTCCACTTTAAAAGGCTTAACTAAATTATAATCATGATCAAGGTGAATTACATTTGCTGGAGATTCATTAGGTTTGTAACTGTGAGCATTAGCCGCTGACGCTTCAAACTCAGATTTCTTATTGCTTAAGCCCTGATGTGTATTATGAGGAACAACATTCGATGTATGGTGCGAGCCCTGAGATTCGGATGAGTTACACACAGTAGTTCTTGAACTGTTGGGCACCTGCCGTGTGGCATCAACACCTGAGAAACAGTCAGTCAATTTTTCATTCATTCCAGTATGACAATTCTCTATTTGTTTTACTTTGGGTGGTGGAGAGTTACTAATATTTTTGTCAGCATCTCTGTGTCTAGACTTGCTCCCATATGTTGATGATGCAGCCTCCAAATGTCTTCCACCTGCACATTCAGTTTCACGAGAAACATACAACCATTCTTCGTTGGAAACTTGTTCAGCTGCAAGAGTATCTCTTGTGGGATTCTCTCGAGAATGTACAGCTGGTTCTGTGGTTGCACCTGGGTTATCTTCAGTTAATGTCACTTCTGTCTCGTATGCAACCTGCAACCATTCACCCTCAGGTCCTACAACATCACGTCCTTTCACACCTTCCATTCTCTCCCGCTCTCTCATCATATGTACTGCCAGCCAAATGTCTTTCAGTTCTCCAGTCAGATCTCTGTCCTTCAGTACAGAGAACTGCCGTTTGAACCTAATGTCTGGATTCATAGCCTCGACAAAATCCAGCATTACTTCAATGAGACCATCACGATCCTGTTgaacaaattaataaattaattcaaAATTGACAACTTTCTATTATACACAGGCACAGAATAATGCAAGCACATATTATTCATCACAAAGAGCAGGGTTTCTCACTCGTACGATAACAAACATATTCTTCATGAGAGGACAGCAACTGTActgatatttaaaataaaaaagtgcaacacagactgaaaataaatgatacattaaaattgttttaaatatctACGTACAATGTTTTCAAACAATGAGAGTCTTCATCAAGGAATGGCTCGTGAACTAGTGAACCACTAAAAATGTTTACTTCACAGATTTAGTAATTTTATTGCATGATGATATTTTGTATGTAACGCTGCATAGCACTGATGCTTAAGTCTTAATAGTAAGAAATTAATTTACGCATAAGTACTGCAATTAAATCACATGAAAGTACTCCACTAATATTATTTAGAAAAATAGAAATATGACTGTACACTGTCAGTAAAaagaaatgcaacac
It encodes:
- the LOC124551846 gene encoding uncharacterized protein LOC124551846 isoform X1; this encodes MDEMRERLGSADSGSKKLSLAYLHQCKSKRQMDRARNGARYFRNPPQPHMCVQDFIHGSDRPCYINVMSWVKIVMPHNTEDSIPLYGGMRILPGSSSQRAQKKQPLIFAVMANPEILKISGKSAKNLSDRDGLIEVMLDFVEAMNPDIRFKRQFSVLKDRDLTGELKDIWLAVHMMRERERMEGVKGRDVVGPEGEWLQVAYETEVTLTEDNPGATTEPAVHSRENPTRDTLAAEQVSNEEWLYVSRETECAGGRHLEAASSTYGSKSRHRDADKNISNSPPPKVKQIENCHTGMNEKLTDCFSGVDATRQVPNSSRTTVCNSSESQGSHHTSNVVPHNTHQGLSNKKSEFEASAANAHSYKPNESPANVIHLDHDYNLVKPFKVEDRNEKRSCKNGQKRDHLVHEKKKSSTEKVPQSERGDSDKHKICAKTADGSASHHTQSDTTEKLCSGNPTDCSSVIKSKISKHESPTNTERNEHSKENLCTGTVTVSVP
- the LOC124551846 gene encoding uncharacterized protein LOC124551846 isoform X2, with the protein product MRERLGSADSGSKKLSLAYLHQCKSKRQMDRARNGARYFRNPPQPHMCVQDFIHGSDRPCYINVMSWVKIVMPHNTEDSIPLYGGMRILPGSSSQRAQKKQPLIFAVMANPEILKISGKSAKNLSDRDGLIEVMLDFVEAMNPDIRFKRQFSVLKDRDLTGELKDIWLAVHMMRERERMEGVKGRDVVGPEGEWLQVAYETEVTLTEDNPGATTEPAVHSRENPTRDTLAAEQVSNEEWLYVSRETECAGGRHLEAASSTYGSKSRHRDADKNISNSPPPKVKQIENCHTGMNEKLTDCFSGVDATRQVPNSSRTTVCNSSESQGSHHTSNVVPHNTHQGLSNKKSEFEASAANAHSYKPNESPANVIHLDHDYNLVKPFKVEDRNEKRSCKNGQKRDHLVHEKKKSSTEKVPQSERGDSDKHKICAKTADGSASHHTQSDTTEKLCSGNPTDCSSVIKSKISKHESPTNTERNEHSKENLCTGTVTVSVP